A window of the Bufo gargarizans isolate SCDJY-AF-19 chromosome 1, ASM1485885v1, whole genome shotgun sequence genome harbors these coding sequences:
- the LOC122934370 gene encoding coiled-coil-helix-coiled-coil-helix domain-containing protein 10, mitochondrial-like, whose product MLEIEHLQVVTSLGSADWRILGLTSAKFPEIWTRAVIVASRVGLLEVIMPRGSRSTSRTAPSPAPSNVPAPAHPPPSAVSTAPSQGPGLMAQMATTAAGVAVGSAVGHVLGGALTGAFSGGSSEPAKPAPVQETPKPPAVSPQPQSQYGPCHYEMKQFLDCATTQTDLLLCEGFSEVLKQCKHNYGVTALL is encoded by the exons ATGCTGGAGATAGAGCACTTGCAGGTCGTGACGTCACTAGGAAGCGCCGATTGGAGGATTCTGGGACTGACAAGTGCGAAGTTTCCCGAGATCTGGACGAGAGCTGTCATTGTGGCCAGCAGAGTGGGACTCCTGGAGGTCATCATGCCGCGAGGTAGCCGCAGCACTTCCCGCACTGCGCCCAG CCCTGCTCCCTCTAATGTCCCAGCTCCTGCCCATCCACCCCCTTCTGCTGTATCCACGGCCCCTTCCCAGGGGCCCGGATTAATGGCTCAGATGGCTACTACAGCAGCTGGTGTGGCGGTGGGGTCAGCGGTTGGACATGTCCTTGGTGGAGCACTGACTGGTGCCTTTAGCGGTGGCAGCTCTGAGCCTGCAAAGCCAGCTCCTGTACAG GAGACTCCAAAGCCCCCTGCTGTCTCCCCGCAGCCTCAGTCACAATATGGTCCCTGTCACTATGAAATGAAGCAATTCTTGGACTGCGCTACCACCCAGACTGACCTTCTTCTGTGTGAAGGGTTCAGTGAAGTGTTAAAGCAGTGCAAACACAACTATG GTGTCACCGCTCTTTTGTGA